The following proteins are co-located in the Granulicella pectinivorans genome:
- a CDS encoding MmcQ/YjbR family DNA-binding protein: protein MNAEDFRRVALSLEGSEEGSHMGAMDFRVGGRIFATLASVAEGYGNLMLTTEQQAAFVEERPDVFLPIKGGWGRMGMTHLRLAEADAMLLEGALRAAWKLRVEKNAKGRKKR from the coding sequence ATGAATGCTGAGGACTTTCGGCGTGTGGCTTTGAGTCTGGAGGGCTCGGAGGAGGGCTCGCACATGGGTGCGATGGACTTTCGTGTGGGCGGAAGGATCTTCGCGACGTTGGCCTCTGTGGCCGAGGGGTACGGGAACCTGATGCTGACAACGGAGCAGCAAGCTGCTTTTGTGGAGGAGCGACCGGACGTGTTTTTACCGATCAAGGGCGGCTGGGGACGCATGGGGATGACGCATTTGCGGCTTGCCGAGGCCGATGCGATGTTGCTGGAAGGCGCTCTGCGCGCTGCGTGGAAGCTGCGTGTGGAGAAGAATGCGAAGGGCAGGAAGAAGCGGTAA
- a CDS encoding DUF5060 domain-containing protein: MPPITRREALKLASAASLTSLAPIAKNVRSTPRWEIFETTFEGPSTGNPFAEVTLTATFTLGHRAVSLEGFYDGAGQYRIRFMPDAEGSWYFTTQSNIPTLNGHTGAFLCTPPTSHGPVGVADTYHFAHADGTPFFPFGTTCYAWVHQPEKLQAETLATLKKSPFNKLRMCVFPKHYEYNHNEPTLFPFAGTPGHFDLTRPNPAFYAHLEQRLAGLRALHIEADLILFHPYDDPARWGFASMPPAADDAYLRYLLARLSCYRNLWWSVANEWDLMHSKKLADFDRFFHLIEQHDPHAHLRSIHHSGPIYDNSHPWVTHASLQVITFEKALEYRNAWHKPVCFDEIQYEGNLNKRWGNVSGDELTRRFWLCLIQGCYATHGETFLPEDATLDEATTPTIWWSHGGDLHGTSPAHIAFLQSLIQSPLTPSPDPYYLNATAFDTTGKPPRQILYFMDFHQPLWYEFPLPEGTYKAEALDIFAHTITPIPGTHSGKSRIRMPVKPYAALRFTRL, from the coding sequence ATGCCGCCGATCACACGCCGCGAAGCCCTCAAGCTTGCCTCCGCTGCCTCTCTCACGTCGCTTGCTCCCATCGCGAAGAACGTCCGCTCGACCCCACGCTGGGAGATATTCGAAACCACCTTCGAAGGTCCATCCACCGGCAATCCCTTCGCCGAAGTCACCCTCACCGCGACCTTCACCCTCGGCCATCGCGCCGTGTCCCTCGAAGGCTTCTACGACGGTGCCGGCCAATACAGGATCCGCTTCATGCCCGACGCCGAAGGCTCCTGGTACTTCACCACCCAAAGCAACATCCCCACGCTCAACGGACACACCGGAGCCTTTCTCTGCACACCGCCCACCAGCCACGGCCCCGTAGGCGTAGCCGATACCTACCACTTCGCTCACGCCGACGGTACTCCGTTCTTCCCCTTCGGCACCACCTGCTACGCCTGGGTCCATCAGCCGGAAAAGCTCCAGGCCGAAACACTCGCGACCCTCAAAAAATCTCCCTTCAACAAGCTCCGCATGTGTGTCTTCCCCAAGCACTACGAGTACAACCACAACGAGCCCACGCTCTTCCCCTTCGCCGGAACACCCGGCCACTTCGACCTCACCCGTCCCAACCCAGCCTTCTACGCGCACCTCGAGCAGCGCCTCGCCGGCCTCCGCGCCCTCCACATCGAAGCCGACCTCATCCTCTTCCATCCCTACGACGATCCTGCTCGCTGGGGCTTCGCCTCCATGCCGCCCGCAGCCGACGACGCCTACCTCCGCTACCTCCTCGCCCGCCTCTCCTGCTATCGCAATCTCTGGTGGTCCGTCGCCAACGAGTGGGATCTCATGCACTCCAAGAAGCTCGCCGACTTCGACCGCTTCTTCCACCTCATCGAACAGCACGACCCCCACGCACATCTCCGCTCTATCCATCACTCCGGCCCCATCTACGACAACAGCCACCCGTGGGTCACGCACGCCAGCCTTCAGGTCATCACCTTCGAAAAGGCGCTCGAGTACCGCAACGCATGGCACAAGCCCGTCTGCTTCGACGAGATCCAGTACGAGGGCAACCTCAACAAGCGCTGGGGTAACGTCTCCGGCGACGAACTCACCCGACGCTTCTGGCTCTGTCTCATCCAGGGCTGCTACGCCACCCACGGCGAGACCTTCCTCCCCGAAGACGCCACACTCGACGAGGCCACCACACCCACCATCTGGTGGTCTCACGGAGGCGACCTCCACGGCACCAGCCCCGCCCACATCGCCTTCCTCCAATCCCTCATCCAATCCCCGCTCACCCCCTCGCCGGATCCCTACTACCTCAACGCCACCGCCTTCGATACCACCGGCAAGCCCCCCCGGCAGATCCTCTACTTCATGGACTTCCACCAGCCCCTCTGGTACGAGTTCCCGCTGCCCGAAGGGACCTACAAGGCCGAGGCCCTCGATATCTTCGCTCACACCATCACCCCCATCCCCGGCACGCACTCCGGCAAGTCCCGCATCCGCATGCCGGTCAAGCCATACGCCGCCCTGCGCTTCACCCGCCTCTAA
- a CDS encoding PadR family transcriptional regulator yields MGNRTDIWQGTLALMVLKTLATMGPQHGYGIARRIEQTSGDALALNYGTLYPALLKLEQEGAIASEWGLSENNRKAKFYKLTRTGHAQLKREAKEWNQTTAILARFLEGESA; encoded by the coding sequence ATGGGCAACCGCACCGACATCTGGCAGGGCACCCTCGCCCTCATGGTCCTCAAAACCCTCGCCACCATGGGTCCGCAGCATGGATACGGCATCGCCCGCCGCATCGAACAGACCAGCGGTGACGCACTCGCGCTCAACTACGGCACCCTCTATCCCGCCCTCCTCAAGCTCGAGCAGGAAGGGGCCATCGCCAGCGAGTGGGGTCTCTCCGAAAACAATCGCAAGGCCAAGTTCTACAAGCTCACCCGCACCGGCCACGCCCAGCTCAAGCGCGAAGCCAAAGAGTGGAACCAGACCACCGCCATCCTCGCCCGCTTCCTCGAGGGAGAGTCCGCATGA